The Methanobacterium sp. BAmetb5 genome includes a region encoding these proteins:
- a CDS encoding PIG-L deacetylase family protein: protein MKKTIIILLLAIPLILFIALFPTFSAENGSSGIQSNNSNNTTQTADNGTGNTSSTPEKVAFIIPHADDETIGVGGTVQRIMEDGSPVHFELMTSGDAVTSQLLTVTNYYDVSIPANATASERKKLIREDSFKKVMGIFGCTSYNIHSFDDGALNANVVFTTMENLYLKEGYTVFYTTTGDGNGDHLACQQGMKMMKDKYPNLKYRQFPIYYYHANRAVTSALTKNYTDVNVNQYVAKKKSAFQVYYNIHTILNTFYPYSDGLYSIGPERIYYMN, encoded by the coding sequence ATGAAAAAGACAATAATCATCTTACTCTTAGCAATACCCTTGATTTTATTCATTGCATTATTCCCTACCTTCTCGGCAGAAAATGGATCTTCGGGTATTCAGTCCAATAACAGTAATAATACTACCCAAACTGCGGATAATGGGACGGGAAACACCTCATCCACACCAGAGAAGGTGGCTTTCATTATACCTCATGCCGATGATGAGACCATAGGGGTAGGTGGAACAGTTCAGAGGATAATGGAGGATGGCTCCCCAGTACACTTCGAGCTCATGACCTCTGGTGATGCCGTAACTTCCCAGTTGCTCACGGTAACTAACTACTATGATGTATCAATTCCTGCCAATGCCACTGCATCTGAGAGAAAAAAACTAATCCGGGAAGACTCCTTTAAAAAGGTCATGGGCATTTTTGGATGCACCAGTTACAATATACACAGCTTTGATGATGGTGCCCTCAACGCCAATGTGGTGTTTACCACCATGGAAAACCTGTACCTCAAGGAGGGTTACACAGTCTTTTACACCACCACCGGAGATGGAAATGGTGATCATCTGGCCTGTCAACAGGGAATGAAGATGATGAAGGATAAATATCCCAACCTGAAGTACCGGCAGTTCCCAATCTACTACTACCATGCCAACCGGGCAGTGACCTCGGCCCTGACCAAGAACTACACTGATGTGAATGTTAATCAGTACGTCGCCAAAAAGAAAAGTGCATTTCAGGTCTACTACAATATACACACCATCCTCAACACATTCTACCCTTACAGTGATGGTCTCTACAGTATAGGTCCAGAAAGGATTTATTACATGAATTAA
- a CDS encoding HisA/HisF family protein, whose translation MIIPVLDIKSSIAVSGKSGNRDEYQALKTVFSSSSQPLEIARALKEEGAQEIYIADLDAIENKGSNRDLVGEINQVLPVMLDCGARDPESVTEALKFADKVIVATETLKTMDDLYQIFSRVKHQQIIISIDLVQDQLYSRNMDLDWETLRENLERLKPSQIIILDISQVGTRKGVNWDVVDRFTGLESTVILGGGITGSDLEEITRRGVAKILVGTALHSGQMEPAF comes from the coding sequence ATGATAATACCGGTTTTGGATATAAAGAGTAGTATTGCTGTTTCAGGAAAATCAGGTAACCGTGATGAATACCAAGCCTTGAAAACTGTTTTTTCCTCTTCATCCCAGCCCCTGGAAATAGCCCGAGCACTGAAGGAGGAGGGTGCACAGGAAATATACATTGCCGACCTGGATGCCATAGAAAATAAAGGTTCTAATCGGGATCTGGTAGGGGAGATCAACCAGGTGCTCCCGGTGATGCTGGACTGTGGGGCCCGTGATCCAGAATCAGTAACTGAAGCCCTTAAATTTGCAGATAAGGTGATCGTGGCCACTGAAACCCTGAAAACTATGGATGATCTCTACCAGATATTTTCCAGGGTTAAACATCAACAGATTATCATCAGTATTGACCTGGTTCAGGATCAGCTCTACAGCAGGAATATGGATCTGGACTGGGAGACTTTGAGGGAAAACCTGGAAAGGTTAAAACCATCCCAGATTATCATCCTGGATATTTCTCAAGTGGGAACCCGAAAAGGGGTTAATTGGGATGTAGTAGATAGATTCACCGGGTTGGAAAGTACTGTTATTTTAGGAGGGGGCATAACTGGCAGTGACCTGGAGGAGATAACCCGGCGGGGTGTGGCTAAAATACTGGTGGGCACGGCCCTGCACAGTGGTCAAATGGAACCGGCATTTTAG
- a CDS encoding glutamine synthetase family protein: MSAKDDIIKQVQDKDVEFIRLWFTDLNGILKSFAITNEELENALDRGMGFDGSSITGFQDIEESDMIAMPDPETFAILPWRVQGNVGRMICDVLKPDGQPYEGDPRYVLKRALGKMKEMGFDHFYVGPELEYFYFKSPTNPEPLDTGGYFDLTPLDLASDLRRDTVLALKKLGIRVEYSHHEAAVSQHEIDIRYDDALRMADNMVTYRLTVKEIATKHGVYATFMPKPLNDEYGSGMHTHQSLFNGDKNAFFDSEDPYHLSEVARSYLGGVLKYSKEITSILNPWINSYKRLVPGFEAPVYIAWSRSNRSALIRVPHYQPGREEATRIEIRCPDPSGNPYLQLAVTLMAGLKGIEEKCEVPEPMEFNLYGLNEEQRMERGIETLPSSLQEAIRFSEESELMKETLGPHSFKRWITLKKLECAEFNRQVTDYEIKKYYPLL, from the coding sequence ATGTCAGCAAAAGATGATATAATAAAACAGGTTCAAGATAAAGACGTTGAATTTATCCGTTTATGGTTCACTGACCTCAATGGTATTTTGAAAAGTTTTGCCATTACCAACGAGGAACTTGAAAATGCACTGGATAGGGGTATGGGCTTTGATGGCTCCAGTATCACTGGTTTCCAGGATATTGAAGAATCAGATATGATTGCCATGCCTGATCCAGAAACTTTTGCAATTTTACCCTGGAGGGTGCAGGGAAACGTGGGAAGAATGATTTGTGACGTTTTAAAACCTGATGGACAGCCCTATGAGGGAGACCCCCGTTATGTCCTTAAAAGAGCCCTGGGAAAGATGAAAGAAATGGGCTTTGACCACTTCTATGTTGGTCCTGAACTGGAGTATTTCTACTTCAAATCACCCACCAATCCCGAACCACTGGACACTGGTGGTTATTTTGACCTTACACCCCTTGATCTGGCTTCAGATCTTAGAAGGGATACTGTGTTGGCTTTGAAAAAGCTGGGTATACGGGTGGAATACTCCCACCATGAGGCAGCTGTTTCCCAGCATGAAATAGATATTCGCTACGATGATGCCCTGCGCATGGCGGATAACATGGTGACCTATCGTCTCACGGTTAAAGAGATCGCCACTAAACATGGAGTTTACGCCACTTTCATGCCCAAACCACTGAACGATGAATACGGCTCGGGTATGCACACCCATCAGTCCCTTTTTAATGGGGATAAGAATGCTTTCTTTGACTCTGAAGACCCTTACCACCTGTCAGAAGTGGCCCGTTCTTATCTGGGAGGAGTGCTAAAGTACTCCAAGGAGATCACCTCCATACTTAACCCCTGGATTAACTCCTACAAGCGACTGGTACCTGGTTTTGAAGCCCCGGTTTACATTGCCTGGTCCAGAAGCAACCGTTCAGCACTTATAAGAGTACCCCACTACCAGCCTGGCCGGGAAGAAGCCACCCGAATTGAAATACGCTGCCCGGATCCTTCAGGCAATCCTTACCTCCAGCTGGCAGTTACCCTCATGGCTGGTTTGAAGGGAATTGAGGAAAAATGTGAGGTGCCAGAACCTATGGAGTTCAACCTGTACGGTTTAAACGAAGAACAGAGAATGGAAAGGGGTATTGAAACTTTACCTTCTTCCCTACAGGAAGCAATCCGATTTTCAGAAGAATCTGAACTGATGAAGGAAACTCTGGGACCACATTCATTTAAACGGTGGATTACACTGAAAAAATTAGAATGTGCTGAATTTAACCGGCAAGTAACCGATTACGAGATAAAAAAATACTACCCCCTGCTTTGA
- a CDS encoding DUF2149 domain-containing protein, which translates to MLRRRRRMLGDSQGEDPMAGSANLVDAMLVLAVGFLIFLVMSWNMQNVVFADMSQEERQKTMEAMKQVAEIQQGSEINDTPQSESGSGQGYAKKGTVYQDPQTGKLIMVEG; encoded by the coding sequence ATGTTAAGGCGCAGGCGCCGTATGCTGGGTGATAGTCAGGGAGAAGACCCCATGGCTGGATCCGCCAACCTGGTGGATGCCATGCTGGTGCTGGCCGTGGGATTTTTAATATTCCTGGTCATGTCCTGGAATATGCAGAACGTGGTTTTTGCCGACATGTCCCAGGAAGAGCGACAGAAGACCATGGAGGCCATGAAACAGGTGGCGGAAATCCAGCAGGGCAGTGAAATCAATGATACACCCCAGTCAGAATCAGGATCAGGACAGGGATACGCCAAGAAGGGAACGGTTTATCAGGATCCCCAAACTGGTAAGCTGATCATGGTGGAGGGGTGA
- a CDS encoding 30S ribosomal protein S8e produces MAIWQGKSVRTSTGARAKSNRNKRKMEFGREAAETKIGDRRIKTIRTKGGNEKMRLTNEKQINVVDPKTQKVELAEIISVVENQANTHFVRRNIITKGAVVDTSVGKVKVTSRPGQDGIINGVVVEE; encoded by the coding sequence ATGGCAATTTGGCAAGGAAAATCCGTGAGGACGTCTACCGGTGCGCGGGCCAAGAGTAACCGTAACAAGAGAAAAATGGAATTTGGCAGAGAAGCTGCAGAAACCAAGATCGGAGACAGAAGAATCAAAACCATCCGAACCAAGGGTGGTAATGAAAAGATGCGCCTCACCAATGAGAAACAGATCAACGTGGTTGATCCTAAAACCCAGAAGGTGGAGCTAGCCGAGATCATCAGTGTGGTGGAAAATCAGGCTAACACTCACTTCGTAAGAAGGAACATCATCACCAAAGGCGCAGTTGTGGATACCAGCGTGGGTAAGGTTAAAGTGACCTCCCGACCAGGACAGGACGGTATTATCAACGGCGTAGTTGTGGAAGAATAG
- a CDS encoding ATP-binding protein — MNYYHDEKMEKIFNALKQPKNLDDLQLSESFIRGLILKIISSYGTVKTSTINELTGIHWDILEENLSKMEKSGFCAPVSGGFLFSSVEYAITRKGREKVRGIAEDNPYIGIAPVPYEEYYQIMKIQLQHRYPLQIPPEVVDETFHQVVGVDYAKEALIESCIIGKGIFVYGPPGTGKTFIISTMPDLLPPLVMPKYIEFGGKIIQLYDPDFHKMCEEQPDDPRWVKIHAPFVLTGAELSLNKLETNYDPNKGVYETSPLIKANGGILLIDDLGRQRDDHELILNRLIVPMENKKDVVYVRGIPVILHTHFIPAFSTNLDISIMDEAHLRRAPLHIFLKNPEVEEVTEVFRRNLEDLRETYQPEILGRFMKVYQPKNNGGEGLQPSFAHARDVAQICQSVRINMKKDIIDIEVLEAALDKHVLVVLQRLNIDIAQISHKTRSFRLKTDDLEKTQEALELYGAQTICRENSSVITDVDESTSPVELAGYLNNQGIKVEKIELIAESEKELRRTLLNW; from the coding sequence ATGAATTACTATCATGATGAAAAGATGGAAAAAATTTTCAATGCCTTGAAACAACCAAAAAATCTGGATGATCTACAACTATCCGAGAGTTTCATCAGGGGATTGATACTTAAAATTATCAGCAGTTACGGTACCGTGAAAACCAGTACCATCAATGAGTTAACCGGTATTCACTGGGATATTTTGGAAGAAAATTTAAGCAAAATGGAAAAGAGCGGTTTTTGTGCCCCGGTGAGTGGGGGATTCCTTTTTTCCAGTGTAGAATACGCTATAACCCGGAAGGGACGTGAAAAAGTAAGGGGGATTGCAGAAGATAATCCCTACATTGGTATTGCCCCTGTACCCTACGAAGAGTACTATCAGATCATGAAGATCCAGTTGCAACACCGTTATCCCCTGCAAATACCCCCCGAAGTGGTGGATGAAACTTTCCACCAGGTGGTAGGAGTGGATTATGCTAAAGAAGCCCTCATTGAATCGTGTATTATTGGTAAGGGTATCTTCGTCTACGGTCCTCCGGGAACTGGTAAAACCTTTATCATCAGTACCATGCCTGATCTTCTGCCCCCCCTGGTAATGCCCAAGTACATTGAATTCGGTGGGAAGATCATACAACTTTACGACCCTGATTTCCATAAAATGTGCGAAGAACAACCTGATGATCCACGTTGGGTTAAAATTCACGCCCCATTTGTTTTAACTGGAGCTGAACTTAGTTTAAATAAGTTAGAAACTAATTACGATCCTAATAAGGGTGTTTACGAAACATCTCCCCTGATTAAGGCTAACGGAGGTATTCTGTTAATTGATGATTTGGGAAGACAGCGTGATGACCATGAACTCATTCTCAACCGTTTAATTGTCCCTATGGAGAACAAGAAGGATGTGGTCTATGTCCGGGGTATCCCGGTTATACTGCACACTCACTTTATCCCGGCATTCTCCACCAACCTGGACATAAGTATCATGGATGAAGCCCACCTTCGCCGGGCCCCCCTTCATATTTTCCTTAAAAATCCAGAGGTGGAAGAAGTAACCGAGGTTTTCCGCAGAAATTTAGAGGATCTCCGGGAGACTTACCAGCCAGAAATCCTGGGAAGGTTCATGAAGGTTTACCAGCCCAAAAACAATGGCGGGGAAGGTCTGCAGCCCAGTTTCGCCCACGCCCGTGATGTGGCCCAGATATGTCAATCAGTGCGTATCAACATGAAAAAGGACATCATTGACATTGAAGTTCTGGAAGCTGCTCTGGATAAGCACGTTCTGGTGGTACTGCAAAGACTGAACATTGACATTGCCCAGATCTCCCATAAAACCCGTTCCTTCCGGTTGAAAACCGATGATCTGGAAAAAACCCAGGAGGCATTAGAACTCTACGGTGCCCAGACTATCTGCCGGGAAAACAGTTCAGTGATTACCGATGTGGATGAAAGTACCAGCCCTGTGGAGTTAGCAGGATACTTAAACAACCAGGGAATTAAGGTAGAAAAGATCGAGTTAATCGCCGAATCAGAGAAAGAACTGAGGAGAACCCTGTTAAACTGGTGA
- a CDS encoding PfkB family carbohydrate kinase produces MAKFLLMGPVTRDTNLKSDSTCKGIGGPVYYQAGVLSSLKSDVTAVVTLGKEDANLLTYFSKDTQLKPVWGRETMQFENFYPDEDPNHRVQRACIPYNPLEVSHLDFLELETFNAVLISPLSPWDIPLETIKHIFESGTRVYLGVQGYLRHLEGQNVVLKPWKQYKNFLKYVNFLFMDEVEARVITGDSSTSLLEISRGISLLGPEEVIITRGDKGSLIYSRHHDKSYSIPTYPPQERVDPTGLGDSYLAAYAFRKQKTSDPRECGIFSSIVSSLKLEKKGAFQGNINIINQRIQELKL; encoded by the coding sequence ATGGCTAAATTTTTGCTTATGGGTCCGGTGACCCGTGACACCAATTTAAAAAGTGATTCCACCTGTAAAGGGATAGGTGGCCCGGTTTACTATCAGGCTGGAGTACTATCCTCATTAAAATCAGATGTAACTGCCGTAGTAACCCTGGGGAAAGAAGATGCTAATTTGTTGACTTATTTTTCTAAGGATACTCAGTTAAAACCAGTGTGGGGAAGGGAAACCATGCAGTTTGAGAATTTCTACCCTGACGAAGACCCCAACCACCGGGTGCAAAGGGCCTGCATACCTTACAATCCCCTGGAAGTGTCCCATCTTGATTTTTTGGAACTGGAAACCTTTAACGCTGTACTAATTTCACCATTATCACCCTGGGATATACCACTGGAAACCATTAAGCACATCTTTGAAAGTGGAACAAGGGTATATCTGGGGGTTCAGGGGTATCTTCGCCATTTAGAAGGTCAAAATGTTGTTCTAAAGCCCTGGAAGCAGTATAAAAATTTTTTAAAATATGTTAATTTTTTGTTTATGGATGAGGTGGAAGCCCGGGTGATCACTGGAGATTCCTCCACTTCCCTGCTGGAAATTTCCCGGGGCATCTCCCTCCTGGGACCAGAGGAAGTCATCATCACTCGTGGTGATAAGGGATCCCTGATTTATTCCCGCCACCATGATAAATCTTACTCCATACCTACCTATCCACCCCAGGAAAGGGTGGACCCTACTGGACTGGGTGATAGTTACCTGGCAGCTTATGCCTTCAGGAAACAGAAAACCTCAGACCCCCGTGAGTGTGGAATTTTCTCATCCATAGTATCCTCCTTAAAACTGGAAAAAAAAGGAGCTTTTCAGGGGAATATAAATATAATTAATCAGCGGATCCAGGAATTAAAACTGTAG
- a CDS encoding TIGR02253 family HAD-type hydrolase encodes MIKAVFFDIDDTLYDTSGFAKRARKAALQAMIDAGLPLSQQEAYLHLRKIIKEKGSNYDKHFNILTKRVMGEEKPLLIALGMITYHNVKFALLRLFPGTMSTLIYLKKRDYQLGAISNGLTIKQWEKLIRLGLHHFFDDVITSQEANSEKPDQKIFQLALKRMGCQAEESVMVGNKFNEDIIGATSVGMSAILVNSQLTEEEKEFIDREGLKVEVVSDISQVQKLL; translated from the coding sequence ATGATCAAGGCTGTTTTTTTTGATATAGATGATACACTGTATGATACATCTGGTTTTGCCAAAAGGGCACGTAAAGCAGCATTGCAGGCTATGATAGATGCCGGTTTACCCTTATCGCAACAGGAAGCCTACCTTCACTTGCGCAAGATCATTAAAGAGAAGGGATCCAACTACGACAAACACTTCAATATTCTAACTAAAAGGGTTATGGGGGAAGAAAAACCATTACTCATTGCTCTGGGCATGATAACCTATCATAATGTTAAATTTGCTCTTTTGAGACTGTTTCCGGGTACCATGTCCACCCTGATCTACCTGAAAAAACGTGACTATCAACTGGGAGCTATTTCCAATGGTCTGACCATTAAACAGTGGGAGAAACTCATCCGGCTGGGCCTGCACCACTTCTTTGACGATGTTATAACCTCCCAGGAAGCAAATTCTGAAAAACCCGACCAGAAGATATTCCAGCTGGCCCTGAAACGCATGGGATGCCAGGCGGAAGAATCAGTTATGGTGGGAAACAAGTTTAACGAGGATATAATAGGTGCAACCAGTGTGGGCATGTCCGCCATCCTGGTCAACTCCCAATTAACTGAAGAGGAGAAAGAATTTATTGATAGGGAAGGTTTGAAGGTAGAGGTGGTTTCAGACATAAGTCAGGTGCAAAAGCTCCTTTAA
- a CDS encoding DUF2162 domain-containing protein: protein MMDLLWQLGILSVVMVFGIKIGLAMGFAGLSRKLTAAIILGYGGGILLLTYIAGSFVEQLQGFIYAYSSVLGIVMAAVILYAGFHTLKEWKIHSKDSITATCMAMIAPCPCCFGAAVAAIIIAAPMIGASAFVVGEYAAVFLMITMTVCYLISGLIGRALNKPYPVLLGNFMLFAGFYFLTSAIVIPNISTVLTQQMSPVEIPDIWTFAYAVITIVVLTVAGYYLACKQSPFLGQTAESRQE, encoded by the coding sequence ATGATGGATTTACTCTGGCAACTGGGGATACTCTCGGTGGTAATGGTTTTTGGGATTAAAATAGGATTGGCTATGGGATTTGCTGGCCTTTCCCGGAAGTTAACGGCAGCTATAATCCTGGGCTACGGTGGGGGCATATTGTTGCTAACTTATATTGCCGGTAGTTTTGTGGAACAGCTTCAGGGATTCATCTATGCCTACAGTTCTGTTTTAGGTATTGTAATGGCCGCCGTTATCCTGTATGCTGGCTTCCATACCCTCAAAGAATGGAAAATACACAGTAAGGATAGTATCACTGCCACCTGCATGGCCATGATAGCTCCCTGTCCCTGTTGTTTCGGAGCAGCAGTGGCCGCTATCATCATTGCCGCACCAATGATTGGTGCTTCTGCCTTTGTGGTAGGGGAATACGCTGCGGTCTTTTTAATGATAACCATGACTGTTTGTTACCTGATCTCCGGCTTAATAGGGCGTGCATTGAACAAACCATATCCCGTACTCCTGGGTAATTTCATGTTGTTTGCCGGTTTTTACTTTTTAACCTCGGCCATAGTCATCCCCAATATCAGCACAGTTTTAACCCAGCAGATGAGTCCTGTTGAAATTCCAGATATATGGACCTTTGCCTATGCCGTGATCACCATTGTGGTCCTCACCGTGGCTGGCTATTACCTGGCCTGTAAACAGAGCCCTTTCCTGGGCCAAACAGCAGAATCTCGTCAAGAATAG
- a CDS encoding sortase domain-bontaining protein, whose amino-acid sequence MKKYVLIGIAVLVVVLLAITMTSGSAHIETKHYENGEVSFDYPSSWQQVSTQGSQIVAFKDPETGMNITVNRQVMPSGYNVSTDFVPELVKESESNVKLTSSNKIDVKGNTGYYNSYQIQGNGSTSEQKEIWVNNNGALYSVVFSYPQEGFSVESVLKGLKGSETSAAVDAVKNSLQINSAQLASMPTFGTVTIPRLGVTWNIRSDTLNAMGSVYHYSDPSSSLPKSFYPGQKGSVGLLGHHTRYSAPFNHIENLQVGDKIYINDYLTQKEYTYQVVSNNDIRYDYKTNLIQFPAGQKELVLGTCWPPGYTAAERYVHCQLTAVDPL is encoded by the coding sequence TTGAAGAAGTATGTTTTAATTGGGATTGCTGTTTTGGTGGTAGTTCTATTGGCCATCACCATGACCTCGGGCAGTGCCCATATAGAAACCAAACACTACGAGAATGGGGAGGTTTCCTTTGATTATCCCTCCAGTTGGCAGCAAGTTTCAACTCAGGGATCTCAAATAGTGGCCTTTAAAGACCCGGAAACAGGTATGAACATCACGGTCAACCGTCAGGTGATGCCTTCCGGATACAATGTTTCCACGGATTTCGTTCCGGAACTGGTTAAGGAGTCAGAAAGTAATGTAAAACTCACTTCCAGTAACAAGATCGATGTTAAGGGAAACACTGGTTATTATAATAGTTATCAAATTCAGGGTAATGGTTCTACCTCCGAACAAAAGGAGATATGGGTTAACAACAATGGAGCACTTTACAGTGTAGTGTTCAGTTATCCTCAGGAAGGATTCAGTGTTGAATCCGTACTGAAAGGTTTGAAAGGATCCGAAACCAGTGCAGCAGTGGATGCTGTTAAAAACAGTCTCCAGATCAACTCTGCCCAACTGGCCAGTATGCCCACTTTTGGAACGGTGACCATACCCCGACTGGGAGTAACCTGGAATATTCGCTCTGACACTTTAAATGCCATGGGCTCGGTTTACCACTATTCTGACCCGAGCAGTAGTTTACCCAAGAGTTTCTACCCCGGTCAGAAAGGTTCAGTGGGATTGTTAGGACACCACACCCGGTATTCTGCACCATTCAATCACATTGAAAACCTGCAGGTGGGAGATAAGATTTACATCAATGATTATCTAACCCAGAAGGAATACACCTACCAGGTGGTCTCCAACAACGATATTAGATACGATTACAAGACCAACCTCATTCAATTCCCTGCCGGTCAAAAGGAACTGGTGCTGGGAACCTGCTGGCCTCCAGGTTACACTGCAGCAGAAAGGTACGTTCACTGCCAGTTAACTGCAGTGGACCCCTTGTAA
- a CDS encoding MotA/TolQ/ExbB proton channel family protein, whose translation MVAIPGSEMLSSALHVISQSLLIPVIVGLLAFMLYAIISFGGLISEYTNRIRVSTEEIENIISDFANYGTAEGIKEVMDKSSVPTGYKNIINKIASHPEMGSKSREALARKLIEKEEAMAAKSLEKTDIVTRLGPTLGLMGTLIPMGPGLAALGSGDINTLANAIIIAFDTTVVGLAAGGIAYVISKVRRRWYEEYLSNLDALCEAALEVMAHVKAQAPYAG comes from the coding sequence ATGGTAGCGATTCCAGGAAGTGAAATGTTAAGTTCCGCTCTGCACGTTATATCCCAGAGTCTGCTTATACCGGTTATTGTGGGGCTTCTGGCCTTTATGCTCTATGCAATTATTAGCTTTGGTGGTTTAATATCCGAGTACACCAACCGGATACGGGTAAGTACCGAGGAAATAGAGAATATTATCAGTGATTTTGCAAATTATGGCACTGCAGAGGGGATCAAAGAAGTAATGGATAAAAGCAGTGTTCCCACCGGTTATAAGAATATCATCAACAAAATAGCATCCCACCCGGAAATGGGCAGTAAATCCCGGGAAGCACTGGCCCGAAAACTCATTGAAAAAGAAGAAGCCATGGCAGCCAAGAGTCTGGAAAAAACAGATATAGTAACCCGTTTAGGACCAACCCTAGGTCTGATGGGAACACTGATCCCCATGGGCCCAGGTCTGGCTGCGCTGGGTTCGGGAGACATTAACACCCTGGCCAATGCCATCATCATTGCCTTTGACACCACCGTGGTGGGACTGGCAGCGGGGGGTATAGCTTACGTTATATCCAAGGTCAGAAGGAGATGGTATGAGGAGTACCTGTCCAACCTGGATGCACTGTGTGAAGCAGCCCTGGAGGTGATGGCTCATGTTAAGGCGCAGGCGCCGTATGCTGGGTGA
- a CDS encoding DNA polymerase domain-containing protein produces the protein MQKEIEDRVDEFLHTVNQELPPGMELEFEGFYERGFFVTKKRYALIQDDKIVVKGLELVRRDWAPVAKKTQENVMMAILKDASPDKAAKIIREVIDQIKKGETPLEDLVIHTQLTKNPDKYQQMAPHVLAAKKAIARGRKVGRGSIIRYIVVKGKGPISQRAEPLEDANVANYDPGYYIDNQVLPAVSRIIDSLGYSPEEIVHQEKQISLDAFFN, from the coding sequence TTGCAGAAAGAAATTGAAGATCGGGTGGATGAATTTTTACACACCGTCAACCAGGAGTTACCCCCGGGTATGGAATTGGAATTTGAAGGGTTCTACGAAAGGGGTTTTTTTGTTACCAAGAAGAGGTACGCCCTGATACAGGATGATAAGATCGTAGTTAAGGGTCTGGAACTCGTTAGGAGAGATTGGGCTCCTGTTGCCAAAAAAACACAAGAAAATGTAATGATGGCTATTTTAAAGGATGCTTCTCCTGATAAGGCGGCTAAGATCATTAGAGAGGTCATCGACCAGATTAAAAAAGGGGAAACTCCCCTGGAGGATCTGGTGATCCATACCCAGCTTACTAAAAATCCAGATAAGTATCAACAGATGGCACCCCATGTTCTGGCTGCTAAAAAAGCCATTGCACGGGGAAGAAAAGTAGGTCGTGGCTCCATAATTAGATACATAGTGGTTAAGGGCAAGGGCCCCATAAGCCAGCGCGCAGAACCGCTGGAAGATGCCAATGTGGCCAACTACGATCCCGGTTACTACATTGATAACCAGGTGTTACCAGCTGTGTCCAGAATAATTGATTCTCTTGGTTATTCCCCTGAAGAAATTGTTCATCAGGAAAAACAAATCAGTTTAGATGCCTTTTTTAATTAA